A part of Miscanthus floridulus cultivar M001 chromosome 6, ASM1932011v1, whole genome shotgun sequence genomic DNA contains:
- the LOC136460547 gene encoding uncharacterized protein produces the protein MGLLPVPKQVYGRRTHHFKDINIVSLDGSSSDVETHMLEEIRQLKEHSRMQDKVIEELKNNQRHHENQEATMGNCARSDHNNSQNQAVLSKRKRVHCVAPNQNDGFLEHRDELNKETCESEYSDDDSLLLSTTSKTTKKQKGHHGGSGETTTIAH, from the exons ATGGGATTACTTCCGGTTCCTAAACAAGTTTATGGTCGAAGAACACACCATTTTAAGGACATTAATATAGTTTCACTAGATGGCTCGTCATCTGATGTAGAGACTCACATGTTGGAGGAAATAAGGCAACTCAAAGAGCATTCTAGAATGCAAGACAAAGTTATTGAAGAACTAAAAAACAATCAAAGGCACCATGAGAACCAAGAAGCAACAATG GGAAATTGTGCTAGGAGTGATCATAACAATTCTCAGAATCAAGCGGTGCTTTCTAAAAGAAAG AGAGTTCACTGTGTTGCACCCAACCAGAATGATGGATTCCTTGAACACAGGGATGAATTG AATAAAGAAACATGTGAGTCTGAATATAGTGATGATGACAGTCTACTTTTATCCACCACAAGTAAaacaacaaagaaacaaaag GGTCATCATGGAGGGTCTGGAGAGACTACGACCATTGCACACTAG